The stretch of DNA CGACAACATCTGCTCGCTCGCCAGCATCGATCCATCGAACAGGATCATCCCATCCTCGGAAACGATCGTCCCCAGTGAGCGCTGTTCCTGCTCAGTCGACTGCATCCCGAAAGAGACATCAATCTTGATATCAAGGATCACCGTATAGTTTTTGGCGGCCGCCTCGAGCCGCGTAAAGTCGAAACTCTGGGCCGATCCGGTCACCGGCGCCAGCAATAAGAGCACTGCTCCAAAAAGGAGGCAGGCAGAAAGGCGAGTTTTGATCGTCATGAAGTTATTCATGGAAATTCGGTGCCTCCTTCGACACATCCGGTTCCGTCATTTTGTTTTTGTCACCCGGCTTCACCACGACCAGACGACTGGAACCGCCGCGCTTGATGCTCAAGAGAACTTTCTCTTCCTTGGTATCGCTCAGTGAAATGTACATTCTGGTATACTCGGCCAACGAACCAATATCCTGTCGATTGATACTGACCACCACATCTCCAGGTCGCAACCCACCTTCGTCGGCTGTACCAGAGCGTTTGACGCCTACGACATAGACACCAAGTGTATCCTTGAGTTGATTTTCGATCTGCATCTGGCGGGTGATCCCTTTGACCGTGAAACCCCACGCCTGGCTTTCGTAATCTTCACCCATCAGGTCTCCCAGCAGTTTGGTCGTCACTGTCAAGTCGACCGCGGACTCCCCGCGCTTGATCGTCATCTTGATCGGCGTTCCGGGAGTATGACTGGCGATATTACGATAGAATTTCGGAAGCTCTTCGACAAACCGTGCAGACACCGGCACGCCATCCAGAGCCTGGATGATATCACCAGCCTCAAGTCCGGCCTGCGCCGCCGGAGAGCCGGCATCGATCGAGGCGAGCAATACGCCCGAGGTACCATCAGTGCCGAAATACCCTTCCAGCTCCTGCAGCGCCTGAGCATGTACGCCGATCCAGCTCCGGGTGACCTTTCCCTCATTCATGATCGCCTTGGTTACTTCCTTGACGATATTGACGGGAATGGCGAACCCAATATTATTGGCAAAAAAGGTCGCGCGTGAATTGATCCCGATCACCCGCCCACGCAGGTCGACCAGCGGCCCTCCGGAATTGCCGGGATTGATCGCCGCATCTGTCTGGATCCAGAGGTTGAAGTTCCCGGTCTGCTCACCGGTCGGAAGGCGTACTTCGCTCGAGAAGTATCTATCCTTGGTCGAGACGACACCGGAGGAGACAGTCCGCGACAACGACAAGGGTGAACCCATTGCCAGCACATACTGGCCAACCTGCACTGAATCGGAATCGCCGAAATCTGCGACCGTCAGTTTCCCCTTGTATTCGGATAGATTGAGCTTCAGCACCGCCAGATCGGTCGGCGGATCTCCGCCGATATATTCAGCCGTCACTTGCTCTTTATCGTTCAGGGTGCAGATGATCCGTTCGGCTTTTCCGGCGACATGATAGTTGGTGACGACATAGCCATCCGGATGAAAGATCACCCCTGAGCCGACTACCGACTGCTTCTTGAGTTCGCCGGTGTTGTAGTCTTTTACGACCGGCTGGATATGCACCAGCGCCGGCAGGACTTTGTCGCGGGCCTGATAGATCAGGTCCTGCTGTTGTGATTGGCTGAATGCATTGCTCGCTGCCAGCATGATCAAGGCATACAGGGCGAGAGCTGAAAGTAACTTCATTCGGTTTCCTCGGTTGATAATTGCATGCCGCTTATAACACTAGAGCATGCCTTTGGTTCGGAACTTTCCCGGAGAAAGAGCCGACAACATCGATTGGCCGCTATTTCTTTGCGCGGCCCCTCGAAACTGCGGTCCCAACCGGCCAAAAGCCACATAAAAAAGCCGCCCACCGGGGCGGCCTTGGTCGATATACTGAAAAGGGAGGGATTACTTTTTCCACCGAACGTCGACTGACCCCATCCCCACATCCAGGCGGATAGTCAATCGCGTCTTGGCTGTTTCGAAGTCGGGTGATTCATACACGCCGTCCTCAAGCTCGTCCAGATCTCCCCCATGCAGGTCAACTGAAGAGAACCACTGGTCGTCATCGGATTCGATTCGGACCGCCAAACCCCTTGGCAGGATAATATCCGCGTTTCCCAGCCCAACCTCTATCTCCACCTCTGATTCGCCGGAATAAGCGCCGCGAAGGTCGAGATCGAATGAACCGGCTCCGCCAGTAAACTTGAAATGTTCGAAATTGGCATTACCAACGTTGGTAATATCCAGTGACGAAGCACCGGCATCGATCGAGAATTCCTTCATACGCTCCGGATTAGGTGCGGAAAAATCGAGCGTTCCTGAGGCTGCTCCTACTTCAATGGTCAACTCACGGATCGGCACACCGCCCAGATCAACCTCTGCTTTGCAGGCTCCCATATCGAGATTCAACTCCATCGGTGTGTGTGTGGAAAAGGCAACATCCCAATCGTGGTCGAAATCTTCGCTATTGTGACGTCGGTCCTCGAAATCTGACTCAGCCGTTACATACAGCGTCTGATTTCGCAAGTTCTTGTCGAGATGGAAATCGATATACTCGGGATCATAAAACAGATCCATTTGCGCAATATCGGACATGTCTTTGGGATTAATGATGATCGTACCGGCGGCAAACTCGAAATCAACCACCGCATCTCTCGCTCCCTCAGTCGGAATCACTTCGGTAGTATGTTTCGCCCGACCGGCCATCGAGACCGATACACCAATGATCAACAGCACGGCGACGACAAGCGCTATTCGCTTCGTTTCCATAACTCCTCCTGATAGGGAATGGGTGATCTTATGATAGATGTACGGAGACCGTGGAGAATTTGTTTCGTCGACTTCCGACTCAACTTCCCGGAGGAGTGAGGGGGGGCCGCGGAGTAGGTCCGTATGGGCCAAACTTGTCGGGCGGCTGATCTTGCGGTGAGACCGGCGGGATCGGTGGTGGTGGCGTTACCAGACGAGGAAAATCCGGTATTGGCGGTGGCGCCGGGGCAGGAGCCTCGGATGCTTTGCTTCGATAATTGACCTGTATCCCCTTATGCTCGCGATAACCGAATCTCGTTAACACCGCGGCTCCCAATCCACCAAGAAGCGGGAACAGCGTGATGATGATCGAAATGACTAAAAGGAAGATGCCAAATCCCTGCGCGACTCCGGATGATCCAAGCAGGATGGCGACCAGCACCCAGAGTAGCATGAACACAGGCACACCGATCAAGGCATGTACCACTCTATTCTGACTCCCTCCCAATACTCTGCCGGAAATGGCGGCGCCGATCTTTCCACCCAAAGCAACCACACCGGTCGCCATCGCCAGGATATAGGCCAGCGGAATAAATGGAACCACCGCGATACCGATGATCGTGATCGAAACCAGGATCAGGATCAAGGGGAGCAGGAACAGGAACAGTAGTCCGATGAATACGGCGCGCGCTTTGAATTCAAATAGGCAGGTTGAGAATGTTCCCAATTGTGCAGGGAAAAGGGTCGTGATCAAGAATGCTATGACCAGCAGAAAGGCCAAAAAACCACACACGATCACCAGGCCATCGACCGAAAACGACCGCTGCAGAACCTCCGTTGGAAAATCGAGCGGATCGGTGATCGACTGCTGACCGGACACCATCGCGCCATCTTTGACCTCGATCTCCGGCGCTTTGATATCACCATCAACTCTCCCCGACTCGGTCACCAGAACTCGGCCAGAGATAGACTGGATATCCCCTTTCACCCACCCTTTGACCGTCACTCTTCCGTAGGCCGTAAAACCGTTGGCGACAAATTCATCATAGCCGACCAGCACTGTCCCCTGCAGCGGCTTGACCATCTTCTCCTGCGTGCACCGGTCTTCGTGGGGTCGACTGAGCGCCTCAACCGCCACTCTACCTTCACCCGGACGTCCCGTTCTGACAACCACTGACTTGTCCGGGACAAACGAGTTCTGCTCAAAATCGTAGGTCCAGTGATTACCGGCGGTGTCGACCGCATCGACTCCTTCGCTGGTCAATTCGATCTCGTAGAAGATGGTATCGCGGGGGGGATTGCTGTCAGTCGTTTGAGGGGAGGTCGCCACCTGGGCATGGCACGGTGTGGCCGCTACCAAAGCGGCGATAATCGCCATGACAAAAAATGTGGCTACTGACCGTTTCATGCTACGTCCAATGTAGATTC from bacterium encodes:
- a CDS encoding trypsin-like peptidase domain-containing protein; this translates as MKLLSALALYALIMLAASNAFSQSQQQDLIYQARDKVLPALVHIQPVVKDYNTGELKKQSVVGSGVIFHPDGYVVTNYHVAGKAERIICTLNDKEQVTAEYIGGDPPTDLAVLKLNLSEYKGKLTVADFGDSDSVQVGQYVLAMGSPLSLSRTVSSGVVSTKDRYFSSEVRLPTGEQTGNFNLWIQTDAAINPGNSGGPLVDLRGRVIGINSRATFFANNIGFAIPVNIVKEVTKAIMNEGKVTRSWIGVHAQALQELEGYFGTDGTSGVLLASIDAGSPAAQAGLEAGDIIQALDGVPVSARFVEELPKFYRNIASHTPGTPIKMTIKRGESAVDLTVTTKLLGDLMGEDYESQAWGFTVKGITRQMQIENQLKDTLGVYVVGVKRSGTADEGGLRPGDVVVSINRQDIGSLAEYTRMYISLSDTKEEKVLLSIKRGGSSRLVVVKPGDKNKMTEPDVSKEAPNFHE
- a CDS encoding polymer-forming cytoskeletal protein, producing MKRSVATFFVMAIIAALVAATPCHAQVATSPQTTDSNPPRDTIFYEIELTSEGVDAVDTAGNHWTYDFEQNSFVPDKSVVVRTGRPGEGRVAVEALSRPHEDRCTQEKMVKPLQGTVLVGYDEFVANGFTAYGRVTVKGWVKGDIQSISGRVLVTESGRVDGDIKAPEIEVKDGAMVSGQQSITDPLDFPTEVLQRSFSVDGLVIVCGFLAFLLVIAFLITTLFPAQLGTFSTCLFEFKARAVFIGLLFLFLLPLILILVSITIIGIAVVPFIPLAYILAMATGVVALGGKIGAAISGRVLGGSQNRVVHALIGVPVFMLLWVLVAILLGSSGVAQGFGIFLLVISIIITLFPLLGGLGAAVLTRFGYREHKGIQVNYRSKASEAPAPAPPPIPDFPRLVTPPPPIPPVSPQDQPPDKFGPYGPTPRPPLTPPGS